A single region of the Nicotiana sylvestris chromosome 6, ASM39365v2, whole genome shotgun sequence genome encodes:
- the LOC138871928 gene encoding uncharacterized protein: MSVLFVDFFLSNFSLGSVKGDARRSKAPVPSFRKIKATTPLVSALASAIATTAFVPILVVAPSAPVCVPVLTSAPPLFSLIDEDDKHSPSDRGFQPRKRRYVDMGDKVPLAVDVAKEDFTLRETASIFVNDDVESSLEAPRPVKADVGMSLYSEGRDIEEVSAGGHKLSRKEEASTSRTAMDTSLPTDDRGTSVSEESDKSGSDVDLDDLRMIDEGLNQLEAVTLEIESARREKRHKEIFIRLKRKYTEYRGKYRDLRSRLSKGSDVRALREELKKRDEELVQSIEKCSILEGTLRNGVLSFELSEKADILELANNTCRVERENDQSTARAKKDRLKERIGELEKENSNFHDRVAALEAESSQLLAWPSSSNAFGFPSVPRELYDTAVPREDARVKAREARVTYGYDTAVPRPDKEDGKGGIDRLEEDA; the protein is encoded by the exons ATGTCTGTTCTTTTTGTTGATTTCTTCCTTTCCAATTTTTCTCTAGGCTCGGTCAAAGGGGATGCGAGGAGGTCAAAGGCCCCCGTACCCTCGTTCCGGAAGATAAAGGCCACTACGCCTTTAGTCTCCGCCCTTGCCTCAGCCATTGCCACTACTGCCTTTGTCCCAATTCTAGTTGTCGCCCCTTCTGCCCCCGTCTGTGTTCCGGTTTTGACTTCCGCTCCTCCTCTATTTTCACTTATTGACGAGGACGATAAACATTCACCCAGCGACAGGGGTTTTCAACCTCGAAAAAGGAGGTATGTGGATATGGGTGACAAAGTCCCTTTAGCCGTTGACGTTGCGAAAGAGGATTTCACATTGCGTGAGACTGCATCGATTTTTGTGAATGATGATGTCGAATCAAGTCTTGAGGCCCCAAGACCTGTGAAAGCTGATGTAGGTATGTCCCTCTATTCTGAGGGGAGGGATATCGAGGAGGTTTCTGCTGGGGGCCATAAACTTTCACGGAAAGAGGAGGCTTCAACCTCTCGAACAGCCATGGACACCTCTTTGCCTACTGACGATAGGGGGACGAGTGTTTCTGAAGAGAGCGACAAATCAGGTTCCGATGTCGACTTGGACGACCTGAGAATGATTGACGAGGGGCTCAACCAGCTCGAG GCAGTGACTCTGGAAATTGAGAGTGCCCGAAGGGAGAAAAGGCACAAAGAGATCTTTATAAGGCTAAAAAGGAAATACACCGAGTATCGTGGTAAGTATCGAGATCTCCGAAGTCGGCTCTCCAAGGGCAGCGATGTGAGGGCCCTGAGGGAAGAGTTGAAGAAGAGGGACGAGGAGCTGGTGCAGTCTATAGAGAAGTGCAGCATCCTTGAAGGGACGTTGAGAA ACGGAGTCCTCTCATTTGAACTCTCGGAGAAAGCGGATATCCTCGAGTTGGCGAATAATACTTGTCGGGTCGAGCGGGAAAATGATCAATCAACGGCGAGAGCTAAGAAGGACCGGCTCAAGGAGAGAATCGGGGAGCTGGAAAAGGAGAACTCTAACTTTCATGACCGAGTGGCCGCTCTGGAGGCAGAGAGCTCTCAACTACTTGCATGGCCATCTTCTTCCAACGCTTTTGGTTTTCCTAGTGTACCTCGGGAGTTGTATGATACCGCCGTACCTCGAGAGGATGCTCGGGTTAAGGCTCGCGAAGCTCGGGTTACTTATGGGTATGATACCGCCGTACCTCGACCTGACAAAGAGGATGGGAAAGGAGGCATAGATCGGCTTGAGGAGGACGCCTAG